In the genome of Hyphobacterium sp. CCMP332, one region contains:
- a CDS encoding co-chaperone GroES: MSDLKFKPSVGRVLVEPAPAEEKTSGGIIIPDTAKEKPQKGNVIAVGTEKKDEPIPFKVGETVLYGKYAGTEIQIDGREYLLMSATDIYGSFAK; encoded by the coding sequence ATGTCAGATTTAAAATTTAAACCATCAGTGGGCAGGGTTCTGGTAGAACCGGCTCCGGCAGAAGAAAAAACCTCAGGTGGTATTATCATTCCCGATACAGCAAAAGAAAAACCTCAAAAAGGGAACGTCATCGCTGTAGGAACTGAGAAAAAAGATGAACCTATTCCATTTAAAGTAGGTGAAACTGTGCTTTACGGCAAATACGCTGGTACAGAAATTCAAATAGATGGCAGGGAGTATCTTTTAATGAGTGCGACTGACATCTACGGAAGTTTTGCAAAATAA
- the groL gene encoding chaperonin GroEL (60 kDa chaperone family; promotes refolding of misfolded polypeptides especially under stressful conditions; forms two stacked rings of heptamers to form a barrel-shaped 14mer; ends can be capped by GroES; misfolded proteins enter the barrel where they are refolded when GroES binds): MAKDIQFSSEAREQLKKGVDKLANAVKVTLGPKGRNVILDKKFGAPTVTKDGVSVAKEIELEDPIENMGAQLVKEVASKTADDAGDGTTTATVLTQAIFQAGIKNVAAGANPMDLKRGIDKAVIEVVKNLKSQSKIINDNKEISQVATISANSDSEIGNMIAEAMEKVGKDGVITVEEAKGTETEVKTVEGMQFDRGYLSPYFVTNTDKMEAELENPYILIYDKKISNMKELLPILEATAQTGKPLLIISEDVEGEALATLVVNKIRGSLKIAAVKAPGFGDRRKAMLEDIAALTGGNVISEERGFKLENATIDDLGTAEKINIDKDNTTIVNGAGDKKEIDARINQIKAQIESTTSDYDKEKLQERLAKLAGGVAILYIGAATEVEMKEKKDRVDDALSATRAAVEEGIVAGGGVALVRAIAALDKLKTENEDQATGVEIVKTALVSPLKTIVDNAGKEGAVIVQKVLEGKGDYGYNARDDKFESMFDAGIIDPTKVTRLAIENAASIAALILTTECVVSEIPEDEAAPPMPGGGGMPGMM; encoded by the coding sequence ATGGCAAAAGATATTCAATTTAGCAGTGAAGCCAGAGAACAACTCAAAAAAGGAGTTGACAAATTGGCGAATGCGGTAAAAGTAACATTGGGCCCTAAGGGTAGAAATGTAATTCTCGATAAAAAATTTGGCGCACCTACAGTCACCAAAGACGGTGTTTCTGTAGCCAAAGAAATCGAACTGGAAGACCCAATTGAAAACATGGGCGCTCAGCTCGTAAAAGAAGTTGCATCCAAAACTGCAGATGACGCAGGTGATGGTACTACTACAGCAACTGTTTTAACACAGGCTATATTCCAGGCCGGAATTAAAAACGTAGCGGCAGGTGCCAATCCAATGGATCTTAAAAGAGGAATTGACAAAGCAGTTATTGAGGTTGTAAAAAACCTTAAGAGTCAATCTAAAATCATCAATGACAATAAGGAAATCTCTCAGGTTGCAACCATCTCTGCAAACTCTGACAGCGAAATTGGAAACATGATCGCTGAAGCCATGGAAAAAGTGGGTAAGGACGGTGTAATTACTGTTGAAGAAGCAAAAGGTACTGAAACAGAAGTAAAAACTGTGGAAGGTATGCAATTCGACAGAGGTTATTTATCGCCTTATTTTGTAACCAATACCGATAAAATGGAAGCCGAATTGGAGAATCCATACATTCTTATTTACGATAAGAAGATCTCCAACATGAAGGAATTGCTTCCTATCCTCGAAGCTACAGCTCAAACAGGAAAACCATTGTTGATCATTTCCGAAGATGTGGAAGGCGAAGCTTTGGCTACACTTGTGGTTAACAAAATCAGAGGTTCTCTGAAAATTGCTGCTGTAAAAGCTCCCGGATTTGGCGATAGAAGAAAAGCAATGCTTGAGGATATCGCAGCTTTAACAGGTGGAAATGTTATCTCTGAAGAAAGAGGTTTCAAATTGGAAAATGCGACTATTGATGATCTTGGAACTGCTGAGAAAATCAATATCGACAAAGACAATACAACCATCGTTAATGGTGCAGGAGACAAAAAAGAAATCGACGCTCGAATCAACCAAATCAAAGCGCAGATCGAATCCACTACTTCAGATTACGATAAGGAAAAACTACAGGAAAGACTGGCGAAATTAGCCGGTGGTGTAGCTATTCTTTATATCGGTGCTGCTACGGAAGTTGAAATGAAAGAGAAGAAAGACCGTGTGGATGATGCCCTTTCTGCTACAAGAGCAGCCGTAGAAGAAGGTATCGTTGCAGGTGGTGGCGTAGCCTTAGTAAGAGCAATTGCAGCTCTTGATAAGCTTAAAACTGAAAATGAAGATCAGGCTACCGGTGTAGAGATTGTAAAAACAGCCTTGGTTTCTCCATTGAAAACCATCGTTGATAATGCCGGAAAAGAAGGCGCCGTGATCGTTCAGAAAGTATTGGAAGGCAAAGGCGACTACGGTTACAATGCAAGGGATGATAAATTCGAGAGCATGTTTGATGCCGGTATTATCGATCCGACCAAAGTAACGCGTTTGGCGATTGAGAATGCAGCAAGTATTGCAGCCTTGATCCTTACTACCGAATGTGTGGTATCGGAAATCCCTGAAGATGAAGCTGCACCTCCTATGCCAGGTGGTGGTGGAATGCCGGGGATGATGTAA
- a CDS encoding glycosyl hydrolase 53 family protein has protein sequence MGFTSWPYGPDLEDVSSTYSFISQNADIYCEHIDSNIPWSSWINDSTLPASFVNDIAFKKSNKIAGLDFLLSVSILNLDRSDLANDFDGNTPNYSKLCDSAIIGAYTKHLDYLITEFEPTYLVMSIEGNELLIHSPDKWDDYKTLMPAVRTEIKNRFPNLKITESFTLHNLFQPDVANPEDYIDEVATYANQLDFVGISFYPFFKGLSDSVGFQTVFDYLHSKINKPIVFAETTNIAENLIVPGLSLNISGNPEEQDIYLQVLLHNAQQHNYEFVIWWAHRDFDELWETFLPDVKDLGQIWRDTGLLDEEGNERKAYDSWQSAFKISK, from the coding sequence ATGGGCTTTACTTCATGGCCATATGGTCCCGATCTTGAAGATGTAAGCTCAACCTATAGCTTTATTTCTCAAAATGCCGATATATATTGCGAACATATCGATAGTAATATTCCTTGGTCCTCATGGATCAATGATTCTACTCTACCTGCTTCATTTGTCAATGATATTGCTTTCAAAAAATCAAATAAGATTGCCGGATTGGATTTTTTGCTTTCAGTGAGCATTTTAAATCTAGACCGGAGCGATCTTGCAAATGATTTTGATGGCAATACACCAAATTATTCCAAATTATGTGACTCAGCCATTATTGGTGCCTATACCAAACATCTGGATTATCTGATTACTGAATTTGAACCTACGTATTTGGTAATGTCCATTGAAGGAAACGAATTGCTAATTCATTCTCCCGATAAGTGGGATGATTATAAAACGCTGATGCCGGCGGTTAGAACTGAAATAAAAAACCGTTTTCCTAATCTAAAAATAACCGAGTCCTTCACCCTCCATAATTTGTTTCAGCCCGATGTAGCCAATCCCGAAGACTATATCGATGAAGTCGCAACTTATGCCAATCAATTGGATTTTGTGGGCATAAGTTTTTACCCCTTTTTCAAGGGCCTCTCCGACTCTGTCGGTTTTCAAACTGTTTTTGACTATTTGCATAGCAAAATTAATAAGCCCATTGTTTTTGCCGAAACGACGAATATTGCGGAAAACCTAATTGTACCCGGATTAAGTTTAAATATTTCCGGAAATCCCGAGGAGCAGGATATTTATTTACAAGTGCTTCTTCACAATGCGCAGCAACATAATTATGAATTTGTAATCTGGTGGGCGCATCGCGATTTCGATGAGCTATGGGAAACTTTTTTACCCGATGTAAAAGACCTCGGCCAGATCTGGCGTGATACAGGGCTTCTGGATGAGGAAGGCAATGAACGCAAAGCCTATGATTCCTGGCAATCTGCATTTAAGATTTCCAAATAA
- a CDS encoding PepSY-like domain-containing protein, translating into MKNSYYLIFLSLFILTPVLGQMKASADVPKVIKKSFNRNYPQAKMLSWENTQNGQWLASYKSSDKQYLSTYSKSGNWEETRNSIEASELPLNVNIVLDRKYKNYTITEVDHVTIKDGTYYDITIDRDGNLTDLIVNNQGHINEKSGSEAAESEDMN; encoded by the coding sequence ATGAAAAATTCATATTATTTAATATTTCTGTCTCTATTCATTTTAACACCTGTATTAGGTCAAATGAAGGCTTCAGCAGATGTGCCAAAAGTTATTAAAAAGTCATTTAATAGAAATTACCCTCAGGCCAAAATGCTCAGTTGGGAAAATACACAGAACGGGCAATGGCTAGCCTCTTATAAAAGTTCGGATAAACAATACCTTAGTACCTATTCCAAAAGTGGAAATTGGGAGGAAACAAGAAATAGCATTGAAGCCTCTGAACTTCCTTTGAATGTAAATATTGTATTGGACAGAAAGTACAAGAATTATACTATCACTGAAGTTGATCATGTCACAATAAAAGATGGGACCTACTATGATATTACCATTGATCGCGATGGAAATTTGACGGATTTGATAGTAAATAACCAGGGCCATATAAATGAAAAAAGTGGATCGGAGGCAGCTGAATCAGAAGACATGAATTAA
- a CDS encoding PepSY-like domain-containing protein — translation MKKYSFFLIIFLFTFSALIAQDEDMDSAPLTVEKAFKKMFPKAEMAGWELDEDDNWEASFKMAGKRQSASFTEDGQWIETETVISQKEIPQMVLASLNKNYPKHKITVAELVENSDGKWYEVEFDRGGSKYEVMFDAKGEIVNEEAEEESEVEYEIEDDDLDEDMD, via the coding sequence ATGAAAAAATATTCTTTCTTCTTAATTATTTTCCTTTTCACTTTTAGCGCTCTTATCGCTCAGGATGAGGATATGGACAGCGCTCCCCTAACTGTTGAAAAGGCGTTTAAAAAGATGTTCCCAAAAGCTGAAATGGCAGGATGGGAATTGGATGAAGACGATAACTGGGAAGCCAGTTTTAAGATGGCCGGAAAAAGGCAATCCGCCAGTTTTACTGAAGATGGTCAATGGATTGAAACCGAAACCGTCATAAGTCAAAAAGAGATCCCTCAAATGGTATTGGCTTCGCTAAACAAAAACTACCCAAAACACAAGATTACCGTAGCCGAGCTTGTGGAAAACAGCGATGGCAAGTGGTATGAAGTAGAATTTGACCGTGGCGGCAGTAAATACGAAGTTATGTTTGATGCCAAAGGTGAAATCGTAAATGAAGAAGCCGAGGAAGAATCCGAAGTGGAATATGAAATTGAGGATGATGATCTTGATGAGGATATGGACTAA